The window ATTGTTAAATAGTAGCTATTTACAAATGAGCACTCTTAATGGATATAATCAATCAGTAATATTTAGATAACAGTATTGAAAAACTTATAAATTTTCAGATCGAAATGAATTGGAAGCAGCAGAGACTTACCTTGACCATGCAGCAGGCaacaattttacaacatttatcaaaatgttGTCTGATGTCTTGGTCCAAGGGGGGAACAGTCAGGTGGCAAGAATGGCTGCTGGATTACAGCTGAAAAACCACTTGACCTCCAAAGACCCTACATTAAAACAACAATACCAACAAAGGTGGCTGGCATTACCTGAAGATATCagattgtatattaaaaaaaatgtaaggcaacacttatttatatacctactgaCAATATCATCATATCATGAAGTTGCCCAAAAATCAGCTATATGTTTATGATTACAGATCCTAACAGCAATTGGAACAGAAAACAGCAGGCCTAGCTCAGCTGCCCAGTGTGTAGCTTATGTAGCAGTTGCAGAGCTACCAGTTGGACAATGGAATGACCTTATACCCATGCTTGTAGAAAATGTTGTCAATGCTCAATCAACAGAACTTAAAAAGGAAGCAACCCTAGAAGCAATTGGTAAATGATAACCAATTTTGCTAAAGTGGTAGATCTCTttggaaattaataataatgattaattctATATGCTTCTACCCATGTGCTTACAGGTTACATCTGCCAGGAAATTGATGCTGAGGTATTGACAGAGCAAAGTAATCCAATACTCACTGCTATTATACATGGCATGAGATCTATTGAAACTAGTAACCATGTAAGACTAGCGGCTACTCAGGCATTACTAAACTCATTGGAATTTACTAAAGCCAATTTTgataaagaaaatgaaagaaaCTTTATAATGGAAGTTGTTTGTGAGGCCACACAATCCAGTGACATGAGGATCAGTGTTGCAGCTCTCCAATGTTTAGTGAGTATCCAGTTAAAGCTAGATGCCACATTCATTATTCTGAGAATGCAACAACAATTACAAACCTTACTATTTTTTAGGTCAAAATTCTCTCACTGTACTACCAATATATGGAGCCTTACATGGGGCAAGCACTATTCCCTATCACCTTAGAGGCTATGAAATCTGATGTTGATGAAATCTCCCTTCAAGGCATAGAGTTTTGGTCTAATGTCAGTGATGAGGAGATAGACCTTGCCATTGAAGAAGTTGAGGCAGCAGAAGCAGGtaagtgttttatataatatcatcagatatcttatttatacttgaatcaaattatattttttgtattgttattatgatataatttgttaaagctGGGCAATTTGGGACCTCAAGCACCCATAGAGCCCTGCAGCTGTAAATTATTATAGGACCTCTGCACTGCTGATGTTCTCATTACCAGTTACATGTTTAATGTGAAATAACTTATGGTTGGATCAAATTTTGAAAGCATTTATCTTTACTTAACTAGGTCGACCTCCAGCAAGAACTTCGAGATTTTATGCTAGAGGGGCATTACAATACCTTGCCCCAGTACTCATGCAGAAATTAACCAAGCAAGATGATACTGATGATGAATTGGAATGGAATCCATCTAAAGCTGCATCTGTTTGTCTTATGTTGTTGTCCAACTGCTGTGAAGATGAAGTAGTTCCCCACGTCTTGCCTTTCATCAactctaatattaaaaatgaaaattggAGGTACAGAGAAGCAGCTCTAATGGCCTTTGGATCTATCCTCGGTGGACTCGAAGCAAATACTTTGAAGCCCTTAGTGGAGGAGGCGATGCCCACTTTGATTGAAGCAATGTACGACTCTAGTGTTGCTGTACGGGACACTGCTGCCTGGACATTTGGCAGAATCTGTGAAATCGTTCCTGAAGCTGCTATTAATGAAACTTATTTGAAACCTCTTCTAGAAAGTCTTGTTAATGGACTAAAAGCTGAGCCGCGTGTTGCCGCGAATGTTTGCTGGGCTTTCACAGGTCTTGCTGAGGCTGCTTATGAATCAGCCGATTGTGTCGATTCCAACCAACCAAAGACATATtgtatgtcaaaatatttcgaCTTCATTGTGCAGAGACTCCTTGAAACTACAGATCGTCAAGATGCAGCACAGCACAATTTAAGGTCAGCGGCCTACGAAGCACTCATGGAAATGGTCAAAAACTCACCCACTGATTGTTATGTTACTGTTCAAAAGACGACTATGGTTATTCTCGAAAGGCTTCAACAAGTTTTACAAATGGAGAATCATATTTCAAATCAAGCTGATCGGTCTCAGTTTAATGATCTCCAAAGTCTGTTGTGTGCTACATTACAATCAGTCTTGCGTAAGGTAACACCTGAAGATGCGCCGCAAATCTCAGATGCTATTATGACAGCACTGTTAACTATGTTTGCCGGAAATGCTGGAAAAGCGGGTGGGGTACAGGAGGACGCTCTAATGGCTGTATCTACATTAGTTGAGGTGTTAGGAGAAGGATTCTTGAAATATATGGATGCCTTCAAAAGGTACCTTTATGTTGGACTTAAAAATCATCAGGAATATCAAGTATGCATCGCAGCTGTGGGCCTCACGGGCGATATATGCCGTGCATTGAAAAGCAAGGTTAGAAATATAAACTAATACTGGTACGATATGTGACTTTTAGATTTTGaataagttttaattacaatacGGTTAATATTTCAGGTGCTACCCTACTGTGATGagattattgttttgttgttggaAAATCTTGGTGACCCATCTATTCACCGCTCAGTGAAACCACAGATTCTATCAGTGTTTGGTGACATTGCTTTGAGTATTGGACCAGATTTCGCAAAGTATTTTGATGTAGTAATGCAGATGCTTATGCAGgtagttataatatataattaaaacacattCACAGTTTATGTATCACTAATAATATTAGGtcaatttatacaatattttttgaacaaatacattgtattgtattattttgcaGGCTAGCAATGCTCAAGTAGATCGTAATGATTACGATATGGTGGAATATCTAGGAGAACTTCGAGAAAGCGTACTCGAGGCCTACACCGGCATTATTCAGGGCTTAAAAGGAGCAACTGGCGAGGTGGGTTATTTTGAATTAGTTACTAGCAATATGTCTATACGTTTTTAAGTAGAAAGAATGGCATTAAGAAAATCAATTTATGTTCAAGTTGGCCACTCGTCATTGAGCTGGTTACCAGTAATAATAGCCTCTTTAACTCCATATAACCTTTGCGAATTGGCATATTCACCAGAACGCGTATGAGCCAGATTTTATTCAGAAAGTATACTTACTACTGAAACAAACTATTTTATCTGATTAAAAAAGTAACCATTGCTATAACTTTTCTTTGAATACTGTGATGGacacatacattattttgtttattttaaatgcttcATTGTTTTGCTGATATTATGTCAGTATCAGTTAACGATAAACCTACAATTATCTTAATCGTAAAAGTATGATGATAGCAAAATCATTTATCGAAACGACAACAAACAAAGCCATTTCGAATTCGATTATGTCGGTATTCTACCGAACGGATGTCGGACGAGTCGATGACGACGAGGTCGTGTGCAGGTGCGGTCGGACGTGGCGCTGGTGGAGCCGCACGTGCCGTCCATCGTGACGTTCATGATGGCCGTGGCGTGCGAGCCCGAGAAGACGGACGGGCACATGTCGGTGATCGCGGGGCTCACGGGCGACCTGTGCACGGTGTTCGGCGCGCGCGTGCTGCCGCTGCTGGAGACGCGGCCGCTGCTGGACCTGCTGCAGGCGGCGCGCCGCTCGCGCACGCCGCGCACCAAGGCGCTGGCCAACTGGGCCACCAAGGAGATCCGCAAGCTCAAGCAGCAGGCGCCGCTCACTAGCTGGCGAGTACTCCCTGTTCTCGGTCGATCGCCGACTCCTCATGTGGAATCCGACGGATCGCCTCTTGAATCGATTTAATATTGACGATTAGATTCGACCTCGCGTCTTACGATGAGTTTCGTTTTAACGGCCGCCTAACCGTTCTACTATTATGTTTCAGATTTGAAACGTCGCGCTGCCACAGTGACATAACGCAGTTTCAGACGACTTACTGCTGGTAAACTCGACTGTGTTGGCAGGCATATAGTGTCCATATTCATAAGTCGTTAGGTGCATTCGTTTAAAGGccttatttgtttttaactctATTCCGACGATTAAAGTAGGTAGTCGTATCGGAGGGCTAGTATTCGGGcctatataattaaaatattgtaattatatatCATCCACAATATTACGATATTTATGATTTAGTTACGTGTTACCATAATTGTAGCATAGCAACGATTAGGCCATTGCTGTGTTTACTTTACCGAGCTTTATACCATGACAAAGCAGAAGTAGCGTATTAACCTTAttgatactttataaatacTACGAATTTAATTGTGTGACAATTATTGACAGTGTTTATGAGCTAATAAATTCCTGTTTATCATtggtaatagtaataaattgttttgtttttattattatttgtgtagaaGGCTTAATTTGTTTATGCAatcatattttagtttataaatcaCCTAATAACTGCAGGCCCCAAAACAATGCACTTAGCGTAGCATTATTGAAACTTTGATGTATGCCTGACCACAATCTTTCCATAATTATCTTAAAGTTGAAAGCATTTTTCCTATTTGGTATTATAAATACAGACAGTGGCTGTGGTATCTTTACTTATGTGAGATAAAGTGATAGTCTGAAAGAAGATTGTATGTTAGATGATGTATGTTACTTTAGGCATGCACATGTGCAAGGgattatgaattttataaattattattatgttttgtaagaTGTATGAAAGATTTTATGAATGGGTAAGAATGCATGTAGATGCGTGCATGATTATCtcagatattttataaacttaggCATTGTCGATCATAATGAAAATTCGGTATAGAATGTATGTTTAAGATTCCGTCGACGTTACTCGAGACTGAAGGACGCCATATTGGCGACGAACCATTTTGTTCATCACAATCAAAAGCTAACTACAGTTTAAAAACTGTCTATAACATGTTAGGACACTTGCAACAGCAATATTCTTAACAACTGACAATCTAATTTGTGATGAATAAAAGGTGTCTTTGCCTTCTGATCTCAATATCACATTATTGTAcatatgtaattaaaaacttttgtttctttGATGTGTTCTGATGGCAACTAGTAACAAGGCCTTGGAGTTGGCTCCTGTTATTGAAAGAGAAGAAAAACAATACACAAGTGCTCTTTAATAAGTAGGCACTGACAAAAAATGCCATCaaattgtatacaattttaGCCAAACCTATTATAATATCAGAATGGGTATTTTCACCAATGTATTCAGtcacttttttacattttatatatttttacttaggtatcttttttgttgatattgttaaaatgtaattgtattacttattttcttttattttgaaacttcaTACTCATCGAATGCCAAATGGATCTTGTGTTTCAATTGTTGAATACATTGGTAATAAACTTGTTTTTTCCGTGCTTCagattatacaatattaataatgagtAGTTACTTCAACGCAtcgtttactgttttttttgttgttatcgCGACCACGtcgtatcaatattttttttaaaaccacgAGGCCTTTTTTCATGTCGTATAGCTCAAAGCAAATCTTCCAAGTTCGCATTACTAGTAAATAGatctaatttttttaaataaaaatgtattcaccGTAATACTCTTAATACCtagttgataaatattataattatgtgatGATCGATGATCATGAAATTCAGTCTAACGTCATCAAAGAGTACCCAGAAAGGGTACTAGGGTAACTTTGTTAGCTGTACCTCTTGGTTTTCCATCACACATTAGGTGATTTCAGATTAAAATATCTGCAACTCTCGTTTGTCAGAATTTCCAATACAATTACATGTCTCCAGAATGGATTTGAATTACGTACTATCCTATAGTTTCTATGTCGGCACGAAAAAGTCAGTGTAAATTCTCATTAGATTTCGGAAAAAATAATGTCGATTATTTCATTGACTAATGCttttaatacctatattttcGGATTAAGACTAAGAACGTGTGAATATGAAAATACCCTTCATGTTGTTTCATTTGATTTTGTGTCTTGAGTGTCTGCTAGTCTGTGAGCATCACTGATAGGAATGATGTTTGCGCGAATTATGCAAGAATTTCTTATGTGAAGTGTGTCATTActactatttacttattttacgtttttatttaaattatatcatatCTATTAGAGAAGCCACAAATTGGATACACAATAATTCTACAGATAATTCCAAATGTCATACAAGTTAcgtatgtacttatatttaagTATGTGAGGAGAATATGTGAGGACTAGTGCCATGCCATGAAAGGTTCTGAATTAGAATCATAGGCATCGAGTCAATGAATACCACCCACTTTTCCTGCGCGAATCTAAAATCAATTAGTTATTTTGTTACGCCGTATATTTCTATTCATTTGAATATGACTAACTGCTATCCTGTAAACTGTTCTATGGTGATTAAACAATTTAGAAGTTAAATTGAGTTTTAATTGTTTACACTGCACTTACGCCATTCCCAGGCTGAGCGCAGACTTAGCAGGAGCGGATCTAGGGGTGTCGCGGGTCATGAAATAAAAGTTGACTTCTTCCACTATTTTATCCCGCTAAGGAAGCTTTCTGGGAATATTAACttgttattattagttttaatctAGAACCTAAATGTTAAATTTCATACTTTTCCAAAAACGATAGAAACTTTAACCTTTTCATCCCCTTTCAAACCCCATAGGGGATGATTATCTAAAACACTGAAGTTAGAtgataaaatatgtgttttagtGTTTAACTCAGATAAAGTAGGTACCTTAAGTTTCACTGTTTCAGCTAAATAAACGAAAGAACTCTTTTCAACACTTTTTAGTCCGGTTATTTTAACTCCaatcaatatattttgaaaaacgttatgtgacatattttaaaaaaaatatatatgagaCCCTCAAACACGagttttacattttgttatttcgtTAGCGTATGAAATCCCATTCCAACATTCATACCATATTTTAACCCCAGGGAGTTTTTTGAAAACATacattctctggtctctgtctaccgcTATGGGGAGACGTGATTGTAGAAgtaaacatgtatttatttatttcaaagaaagaTGGGATGGTTTTAAACCCTTGggcaaagattaaaaaaaatacaaatacatatttattgttttgttactagGTAGGTAAGTAGCTACTTAAGTACGTATCTGTTAAGTTTAACGTTTCAAAACAAGAGCTTTCTGTCTCCCAAAATTTAACGACCTCTCACGCAACCTATCATCCCCTATATTACTTAGCCCATGTGgcataattttctaaaaacactAAATCGTGTATTTACTGTTCCTAGTCGAGGATCTACAATATAGTATCACACTTcggaaaataattgaaattaaatttttaatccCTTGGGAGatgattttcaaaaaaacactgatattcCCTACTTCAATTTATAATCTAGGATCTAATTATAAAGTTTCGTATTTTTAGCTTCATTATTAAACAAACTTTCTTCGTTTCTTTATTACAAGCGTTGGGCTTgacaataatcaaattaaataatagctAGTATAATAACCTACGCTACGACGAGACGAGATAATAAAGTTAACTTTACTACAGGCTCCGCGTGTCGCGTCCGCCGGCTGAACGGCGAACGCTCGCCCGTGCCGTTTGTTTCTATAAAAGACTCTGTGGtccatcattttattttagaacgATCTGTGGTGCCGTCAAGTGCGCCCTTTCGCCGCCGCGAGACGTTTGTTCGGTCAAGTCTTTGAGCTGAGTTCccaattattactatttatttgtaacttggGATCTTAGTTTAATTTGGTGATATTCCAAGGATATTCTATAATACTTTAGAAGTCTAATAATTTCACATCTATCACCATGAAGCCCCCATACAAAATCGGTAagtgtgttttaaaatattatgcttGTCGGTAGGTACCTATCaacttattttgaaactttaaattGTTACAATTGCAACGGACAAGTATTGATGTCTAATACCTGATTGTGAATGATTAATAGCTTATTGTCGATAATTATCTACGGCAAGATAATTTTATAGGTTATCTTTAACCACGCGACGAAAAACTAGATAGCCGGTTATAATACAATGGCTCGGTTTTGATAAGAACTCTAAAAGTTCGTAACCAAACACTGAAAATACTAACTCACTCAAATACTGTTTAtggtttgaaaataaaagttattttcatgGTTTCTAATACTCTTTAATCACTTACTCCGCATACCTATCATAAATGatgctgaatattttttttttaacaaaattgcaTCACATTTTCGCCATAGCACAGTTcctatattatgtaaaaaagtaataacaCAGTTTACTAATGAATAATGGTTTATACTGATATTGTTCTATTTCAATTGACTTATAGCTGATGAGAAGCTGGCTGAGCTTGGCCGCAAGGAGATAATGTTAGCAGAGAAAGAGATGCCAGGATTGATGGCATGTCGCCGTAAATATGCTCCAGCCAAGATCCTCAAGGGTGCCAGAATTGCTGGAAGTCTACACATGACTGTGCAGACTGCTGTACTTATTGAAACCTTAGTAGAGCTTGGTGCTGAGGTAAGGCatacacacattttataaaacatttatgcaagtaaattaattgtaatcatcagttttacataatatgtatatatttcaaattataatacatataaattgttatacctaaatatatagtatataataaatacata of the Anticarsia gemmatalis isolate Benzon Research Colony breed Stoneville strain chromosome 3, ilAntGemm2 primary, whole genome shotgun sequence genome contains:
- the Fs(2)Ket gene encoding importin subunit beta Fs(2)Ket, with amino-acid sequence MHTETTLTLIQILEKTISPDRNELEAAETYLDHAAGNNFTTFIKMLSDVLVQGGNSQVARMAAGLQLKNHLTSKDPTLKQQYQQRWLALPEDIRLYIKKNILTAIGTENSRPSSAAQCVAYVAVAELPVGQWNDLIPMLVENVVNAQSTELKKEATLEAIGYICQEIDAEVLTEQSNPILTAIIHGMRSIETSNHVRLAATQALLNSLEFTKANFDKENERNFIMEVVCEATQSSDMRISVAALQCLVKILSLYYQYMEPYMGQALFPITLEAMKSDVDEISLQGIEFWSNVSDEEIDLAIEEVEAAEAGRPPARTSRFYARGALQYLAPVLMQKLTKQDDTDDELEWNPSKAASVCLMLLSNCCEDEVVPHVLPFINSNIKNENWRYREAALMAFGSILGGLEANTLKPLVEEAMPTLIEAMYDSSVAVRDTAAWTFGRICEIVPEAAINETYLKPLLESLVNGLKAEPRVAANVCWAFTGLAEAAYESADCVDSNQPKTYCMSKYFDFIVQRLLETTDRQDAAQHNLRSAAYEALMEMVKNSPTDCYVTVQKTTMVILERLQQVLQMENHISNQADRSQFNDLQSLLCATLQSVLRKVTPEDAPQISDAIMTALLTMFAGNAGKAGGVQEDALMAVSTLVEVLGEGFLKYMDAFKRYLYVGLKNHQEYQVCIAAVGLTGDICRALKSKVLPYCDEIIVLLLENLGDPSIHRSVKPQILSVFGDIALSIGPDFAKYFDVVMQMLMQASNAQVDRNDYDMVEYLGELRESVLEAYTGIIQGLKGATGEVRSDVALVEPHVPSIVTFMMAVACEPEKTDGHMSVIAGLTGDLCTVFGARVLPLLETRPLLDLLQAARRSRTPRTKALANWATKEIRKLKQQAPLTS